Proteins encoded by one window of Juglans regia cultivar Chandler chromosome 15, Walnut 2.0, whole genome shotgun sequence:
- the LOC109018982 gene encoding loganic acid O-methyltransferase-like — protein MQEESYVMTGGDGRYSYAKNSNPQRVGADHAKTLIIEAITENLDIDENVSCPNSNIFGIADLGCSVGANTYVSMKNIIEAVVQKYKSKGRNLPEFQVFFNDHVSNDFNTLFANLPADRQYFGAGVPGSFYHRLFPKASLKFVYSAYALHWLSSVPPEVGDLDSASCNKGRLYYRNATKEVGQAYSAQFEKDMESFLSARADELAPGGLMAILMSGRKDETLPIQSSLGPQYQPIESSLLDFVNEGIISKDKMDSFNLPIYGPTAEEIKAIVVKNGHFDIVRLITLTSNSSLMLTVEECRAGLDGLFSKHFGSENMDQLFDRFSKKVAEMAPLSDDDLIRFGLNIILKRKP, from the exons atgcaggaAGAATCATATGTTATGACCGGTGGCGATGGACGATACAGCTACGCCAAAAATTCCAATCCGCAG AGAGTGGGAGCTGATCATGCCAAAACCCTGATAATCGAAGCAATTACTGAAAATCTCGACATTGATGAAAATGTCTCGTGTCCAAATTCAAACATATTTGGGATTGCCGATTTAGGCTGTTCTGTCGGCGCTAACACATACGTTTCCATGAAAAACATCATAGAAGCTGTggtacaaaaatacaaaagcaaAGGTCGTAACCTCCCAGAATTTCAAGTGTTCTTCAACGATCATGTTTCCAATGATTTCAACACTCTCTTTGCAAATCTTCCAGCCGACAGGCAATACTTTGGGGCGGGAGTTCCAGGATCTTTCTACCATAGATTATTTCCAAAGGCATCTCTGAAGTTTGTATACTCTGCATATGCACTTCATTGGCTTTCTAGTGTACCACCGGAGGTTGGGGACTTGGATTCAGCTTCATGTAATAAGGGAAGATTATATTATCGAAATGCAACGAAGGAAGTTGGTCAGGCTTATTCTGCACAATTTGAGAAAGACATGGAATCCTTTTTAAGTGCTCGAGCAGACGAGCTTGCTCCCGGAGGATTAATGGCAATCTTAATGTCCGGACGTAAGGACGAGACTCTTCCAATACAATCCTCACTTGGCCCGCAATACCAGCCCATTGAATCATCTCTTCTGGATTTCGTTAACGAG GGAATAATAAGCAAAGATAAAATGGATTCCTTCAACTTGCCAATCTACGGGCCAACAGCGGAGGAGATAAAGGCTATAGTAGTAAAAAATGGGCATTTTGACATTGTGAGATTGATTACTCTAACCAGTAACTCAAGCCTTATGCTTACCGTAGAGGAGTGTAGAGCTGGGTTGGATGGCCTTTTCAGCAAGCATTTCGGAAGCGAAAACATGGATCAACTTTTCGATCGATTTTCGAAGAAAGTTGCTGAGATGGCCCCTCTCAGTGATGATGATTTGATTAGATTTGGTTTGAACATCATTCTCAAGCGTAAGCCTTGA